A genomic window from Ananas comosus cultivar F153 linkage group 22, ASM154086v1, whole genome shotgun sequence includes:
- the LOC109727566 gene encoding glycine-rich cell wall structural protein 1.8-like produces the protein MAAVEEGRWATNNALNTVQEQQQKRDASWGARGERVCGAAEGERAESGAAEKCGGERVGVGGGAGGEHAGEEEEDVGAAGVGVPGEAGEEGVEGDGGATGHFVEQLEGVEEEAGGGRGGGVHR, from the exons ATGGCGGCGGTCGAAGAAGGAAGATGGGCCACCAATAATGCCTTAAACACAGTACAGGAGCAGCAGCAAAAAAGGGATGCG AGCTGGGGGGCGCGCGGCGAGCGCGTGTGCGGGGCGGCCGAGGGCGAGCGCGCCGAGTCCGGCGCAGCAGAGAAGTGCGGCGGCGAGCGTGTCGGCGTTGGGGGTGGGGCCGGAGGAGAGCATgcgggagaagaggaggaggacgtGGGCGCGGCGGGCGTCGGAGTACCTGGCGAGGCGGGAGAGGAGGGCGTTGAAGGAGACGGTGGTGCGAcggggcatttcgtcgaacagttGGAGGGCGTGGAGGAGGAGGCTGGGGGAGGAAGAGGCGGCGGCGTGcaccgttaa